From the Rhinolophus sinicus isolate RSC01 linkage group LG02, ASM3656204v1, whole genome shotgun sequence genome, one window contains:
- the MYL6 gene encoding myosin light polypeptide 6 isoform X2 — protein sequence MCDFTEDQTAEFKEAFQLFDRTGDGKILYSQCGDVMRALGQNPTNAEVLKVLGNPKSDEMNVKVLDFEHFLPMLQTVAKNKDQGTYEDYVEGLRVFDKEGNGTVMGAEIRHVLVTLGEKMTEEEVEMLVAGHEDSNGCINYEELVRMVLNG from the exons ATG TGTGACTTCACCGAGGACCAGACCGCAG AGTTCAAGGAGGCTTTCCAGCTGTTTGACCGAACAGGAGATGGCAAGATCCTGTACAGCCAGTGTGGGGACGTGATGAGGGCCCTGGGCCAGAACCCCACCAACGCCGAGGTGCTCAAAGTCCTGGGAAACCCCAAGAGTGATG AGATGAATGTGAAGGTGTTGGACTTTGAGCACTTCCTGCCCATGCTGCAGACGGTGGCCAAGAACAAGGACCAGGGCACCTATGAGGACTATGTCGAAGGCCTTAGGGTATTTGACAAGGAAGGGAATGGCACTGTCATGGGTGCCGAGATCCGGCATGTTCTCGTCACACTGG gTGAGAAGATGACAGAGGAAGAAGTAGAGATGCTGGTGGCAGGGCACGAGGACAGCAATGGTTGTATCAACTACGAAG AGCTCGTCCGCATGGTGCTGAATGGCTGA
- the MYL6 gene encoding myosin light polypeptide 6 isoform X1, translating to MCDFTEDQTAEFKEAFQLFDRTGDGKILYSQCGDVMRALGQNPTNAEVLKVLGNPKSDEMNVKVLDFEHFLPMLQTVAKNKDQGTYEDYVEGLRVFDKEGNGTVMGAEIRHVLVTLGEKMTEEEVEMLVAGHEDSNGCINYEAFVRHILSG from the exons ATG TGTGACTTCACCGAGGACCAGACCGCAG AGTTCAAGGAGGCTTTCCAGCTGTTTGACCGAACAGGAGATGGCAAGATCCTGTACAGCCAGTGTGGGGACGTGATGAGGGCCCTGGGCCAGAACCCCACCAACGCCGAGGTGCTCAAAGTCCTGGGAAACCCCAAGAGTGATG AGATGAATGTGAAGGTGTTGGACTTTGAGCACTTCCTGCCCATGCTGCAGACGGTGGCCAAGAACAAGGACCAGGGCACCTATGAGGACTATGTCGAAGGCCTTAGGGTATTTGACAAGGAAGGGAATGGCACTGTCATGGGTGCCGAGATCCGGCATGTTCTCGTCACACTGG gTGAGAAGATGACAGAGGAAGAAGTAGAGATGCTGGTGGCAGGGCACGAGGACAGCAATGGTTGTATCAACTACGAAG CGTTTGTGAGGCATATCCTGTCGGGGTGA
- the MYL6B gene encoding myosin light chain 6B: protein MPPKKDVPVKKPAGPPISKPAAKPAAAGVLPAKTKAEPVAAVPPAPEKTRDPPIDLSKVVIEFNKDQLEEFKEAFELFDRVGDGKILYSQCGDVMRALGQNPTNAEVLKVLGNPKIDELKSRRVDFETFLPMLQAVAKNRDQGTYEDYLEGLRVFDKEGNGKVMGAELRHVLTTLGEKMTEEEVETVLAGHEDSNGCINYEAFLKHILSV, encoded by the exons ATGCCTCCCAAGAAGGATGTTCCTGTGAAGAAACCAGCGGGGCCCCCTATCTCCAAGCCTGCTGCCAAGCCAGCCGCAGCAGGGGTCCTTCCAGCCAAGACCAAGGCTGAACCAGTGgcggctgtccctccagcccctgaGAAAACCCGGGATCCCCCTATCGATCTCTCCAAAGTGGTG ATCGAGTTTAACAAGGACCAGCTGGAGG AGTTCAAGGAGGCCTTTGAGCTGTTTGACCGAGTAGGGGATGGCAAGATCCTGTACAGCCAGTGTGGGGACGTGATGAGGGCCCTGGGCCAAAACCCCACCAACGCCGAGGTGCTCAAGGTTCTGGGGAACCCCAAGATTGATG AGCTGAAGTCCCGGCGTGTGGACTTCGAGACTTTCCTGCCCATGCTCCAGGCAGTGGCCAAGAACCGGGACCAAGGCACATATGAGGACTACCTGGAGGGGCTTCGAGTGTTTGACAAAGAGGGGAACGGCAAAGTCATGGGAGCAGAGCTGAGACATGTCCTCACCACCCTGG GAGAGAAGATGACCGAAGAGGAGGTGGAGACAGTTCTAGCAGGACATGAGGACAGCAATGGCTGCATCAACTATGAAG CCTTCCTGAAGCACATCCTAAGCGTCTGA